The following coding sequences lie in one Deltaproteobacteria bacterium genomic window:
- a CDS encoding AarF/ABC1/UbiB kinase family protein translates to MTAYASSERRRRFPLASLAGAALRAAASNVGPLAGRRTRAEREAEAGRRIAAELGSLRGVYTKLGQQLAIRADALSDEFRAPFGALADSAPPVPFEQIRAELARALGTAERFAWIDPRPLGTASIAQVHRARLRGGEQVAVKVRHAELTPERVERDLRGLRRVAWLLGPWLGRGDAGELVDELSEALLNEIDFEREGQAAESIARDLADDSRVLVPRVHWEATTRSVLTLDYVARLRIDDRPALEARGVAAEAVLAIVADAYGRQIFGHGLFHADPHAGNLYVVDEPGPEPRVLFIDFGLAQRLSPQLREELRLGMKALLARDVDALLAGLGRSNALLPGREAEARAALAAALDAGAARALGANAAGIQALTGLGKRLLRESRAFRVPRELLLWARTLAHVYALFGRIAPDTDPMRRLLPHLLRFVSEPAATR, encoded by the coding sequence ATGACGGCATACGCGAGCTCGGAGCGGCGGCGCCGTTTTCCGCTCGCGAGCCTCGCGGGCGCCGCGCTGCGCGCGGCAGCGAGCAACGTCGGGCCGCTGGCGGGCCGCCGGACGCGCGCGGAGCGCGAAGCGGAGGCCGGGCGCAGGATCGCCGCGGAGCTCGGCTCGCTTCGCGGGGTCTACACGAAGCTGGGCCAGCAGCTGGCGATCCGCGCGGACGCACTTTCGGACGAGTTTCGCGCGCCCTTCGGCGCGCTCGCCGACTCCGCGCCGCCGGTTCCCTTCGAGCAGATCCGCGCGGAGCTCGCGCGCGCGCTCGGGACGGCGGAGCGCTTCGCGTGGATCGATCCCCGGCCGCTCGGCACGGCCTCGATCGCGCAGGTGCACCGCGCGCGCCTGCGCGGCGGGGAGCAGGTCGCGGTCAAGGTGCGCCACGCCGAGCTCACGCCCGAGCGGGTCGAGCGCGATCTGCGCGGCCTGCGGCGAGTCGCCTGGCTGCTCGGTCCATGGCTCGGCCGCGGCGACGCCGGCGAGCTCGTCGACGAGCTCTCCGAAGCGTTGCTGAACGAGATCGACTTCGAGCGCGAAGGGCAGGCCGCCGAATCGATCGCGCGCGATCTCGCCGACGATTCCCGGGTGTTGGTGCCGCGCGTGCACTGGGAGGCGACCACGCGAAGCGTGCTCACGCTCGACTACGTCGCGAGGCTGCGGATCGACGATCGCCCTGCCCTCGAGGCGCGCGGCGTCGCGGCCGAGGCGGTGCTCGCGATCGTCGCGGACGCCTACGGCCGGCAGATCTTCGGCCACGGGCTATTCCACGCCGACCCCCACGCCGGAAACCTCTACGTGGTCGACGAGCCCGGCCCCGAGCCGCGCGTCCTGTTCATCGATTTCGGCCTGGCGCAGCGCCTCTCGCCGCAGCTTCGCGAAGAGCTGCGCCTGGGCATGAAAGCGCTGCTCGCCCGAGACGTCGACGCGCTGCTCGCCGGACTCGGGCGCTCGAACGCGCTCCTGCCGGGCCGCGAGGCCGAGGCGCGCGCGGCCCTCGCCGCCGCGCTGGACGCCGGAGCCGCCCGAGCGCTGGGCGCGAACGCCGCGGGCATCCAGGCGCTCACGGGGCTCGGCAAGCGGCTGCTGCGCGAGAGCCGCGCCTTCCGTGTGCCGAGAGAGCTGCTGCTCTGGGCGCGCACGCTCGCGCACGTCTACGCGCTGTTCGGAAGGATCGCGCCGGACACGGATCCGATGCGGCGCCTGCTGCCGCATCTGCTGCGCTTCGTCAGCGAGCCCGCGGCTACTCGATGA
- a CDS encoding tetratricopeptide repeat protein: MTRLLKRGLNHYGLGDLDGAISCWEQARALDPENQAVHDYLETAYEENGGARKPPAPVTAGPRATGPAAGRPAQPAPTGRIVTDDDDTPKSGPIIEFDAEDDPDTQLQLALQSYKEGRFDDAWRELNDVAKSQPSRLDVQGYLQLVRNERAQTWAKEIGDQGRVLRRRISTAEIMKLKLKPDEGFMLAQVDGRLSIADLISLSTSDRVRTLEIIAKLIRDQIIE; the protein is encoded by the coding sequence GTGACGCGCCTGCTGAAGCGAGGGCTCAACCACTACGGGTTGGGCGATCTCGACGGCGCGATCTCGTGCTGGGAGCAGGCTCGCGCGCTCGACCCCGAGAACCAGGCGGTGCACGACTACCTCGAGACCGCGTACGAAGAGAACGGCGGCGCGCGCAAGCCGCCGGCTCCCGTCACGGCGGGCCCGCGCGCCACCGGCCCCGCGGCGGGTCGGCCCGCGCAGCCGGCCCCGACCGGGCGGATCGTCACCGACGACGACGACACGCCGAAAAGCGGTCCGATCATCGAGTTCGACGCCGAAGACGACCCCGACACGCAGCTGCAGCTCGCCCTGCAGTCGTACAAGGAGGGCCGCTTCGACGACGCCTGGCGCGAGCTGAACGACGTCGCGAAGTCGCAGCCGTCCCGGCTCGACGTACAGGGCTACCTGCAGCTCGTCCGCAACGAGCGCGCGCAGACCTGGGCCAAGGAGATCGGGGACCAGGGGCGGGTGCTGCGCCGGCGCATCAGCACCGCCGAGATCATGAAATTGAAGCTCAAGCCGGACGAAGGCTTCATGCTCGCGCAGGTCGACGGCCGGCTCTCGATCGCAGATCTGATCAGCCTTTCGACCTCGGACCGCGTCCGCACGCTCGAGATCATCGCCAAGCTGATCCGCGATCAGATCATCGAGTAG
- the dnaK gene encoding molecular chaperone DnaK: MSRVIGIDLGTTNSCVAILEEGQPVVIPNTGGYKTTPSIFAVTEEDKRLVGHLAKRQAVTNARNTVYAAKRLIGRSYDSPEVASFRQLLPYELTEGPNNDVRVRVAGRVYTIPEISGIVLREMKRVAEEYLGDTVQQAVITVPAYFNDAQRQTTRDAGRIAGLELLRIINEPTAAALAYGFGRDKTETVAVYDLGGGTFDISILQMGKGVIEVLATSGDTQLGGEDFDRIVVRHLLASFRDKEGVDLGSDTMALQRLKDAAEKAKCDLSQVTSSEINLPFIAADAEENALHMSVVLTREKLEELTGELVERTRGIVQRALEDAKVTPAQIDQVLLVGGQTRMPLVQRFVAQLFGKTPHKGVNPDEVVAVGAAIQAAMLTEEKEGPLLVDVTPLSLGIATFGGHFARLIDRNKTVPTSRQETFTTTRDNQTAVKIRVLQGESDLADENDLLGEFVLAGIPVGPKGAPEIEVTFDIDANGIVSVSARDLATGRAQSIQVNPRGTLSPDEIERLARQYGQSDEVAVRG; encoded by the coding sequence ATGAGTCGAGTGATCGGAATCGACCTGGGTACGACGAACTCGTGCGTGGCCATCCTCGAAGAGGGCCAGCCGGTGGTGATCCCGAATACCGGCGGCTACAAGACCACGCCATCGATCTTCGCCGTGACCGAGGAGGACAAGCGCCTGGTCGGCCACCTCGCGAAGCGACAGGCGGTCACCAACGCCAGGAACACCGTGTACGCGGCGAAGCGGCTGATCGGGCGCTCGTACGACTCGCCGGAAGTCGCGAGCTTCAGGCAGCTCCTTCCGTACGAGCTCACCGAGGGCCCGAACAACGACGTGCGCGTGCGCGTCGCCGGCCGCGTGTACACGATCCCCGAGATCTCCGGCATCGTGCTGCGCGAGATGAAGCGCGTCGCCGAGGAGTACCTCGGCGATACGGTGCAGCAGGCGGTCATCACGGTGCCCGCGTACTTCAACGACGCCCAGCGACAGACCACACGCGACGCCGGCCGGATCGCGGGCCTCGAGCTGCTGCGCATCATCAACGAGCCGACCGCCGCCGCGCTCGCCTACGGGTTCGGCCGCGACAAGACCGAGACGGTCGCCGTCTACGACCTCGGCGGCGGCACCTTCGACATCTCGATCCTGCAGATGGGAAAGGGCGTGATCGAGGTTCTGGCGACGAGCGGCGACACGCAGCTCGGCGGCGAGGACTTCGACCGGATCGTCGTCCGCCACCTGCTCGCCTCTTTCCGCGACAAGGAGGGGGTCGATCTGGGCAGCGACACGATGGCGCTGCAGCGGCTGAAGGACGCGGCGGAGAAGGCGAAGTGCGATCTGTCGCAGGTGACCTCGAGCGAGATCAACCTGCCGTTCATCGCGGCGGACGCCGAGGAGAACGCGCTGCACATGAGCGTCGTGCTCACGCGCGAGAAGCTCGAGGAGCTCACCGGCGAGCTCGTCGAGCGCACGCGCGGCATCGTGCAGCGCGCGCTCGAGGACGCGAAGGTCACGCCCGCGCAGATCGATCAGGTCCTGCTGGTGGGCGGGCAGACGCGAATGCCGCTGGTGCAGCGCTTCGTCGCGCAGCTCTTCGGAAAGACGCCCCACAAGGGCGTGAACCCCGACGAGGTCGTGGCGGTGGGCGCGGCGATCCAGGCCGCGATGCTCACCGAGGAGAAGGAGGGTCCGCTGCTGGTCGACGTGACGCCGCTCTCGCTGGGCATCGCGACCTTCGGCGGGCACTTCGCACGCCTGATCGACCGCAACAAAACGGTGCCGACCTCGCGCCAGGAGACCTTCACGACCACGCGCGACAACCAGACCGCCGTGAAGATCCGCGTGCTGCAGGGCGAGAGCGACCTCGCCGACGAGAACGATCTACTCGGCGAGTTCGTGCTGGCGGGAATTCCCGTCGGCCCGAAGGGCGCGCCCGAGATCGAGGTCACCTTCGACATCGACGCGAACGGCATCGTCTCGGTCTCGGCCCGCGATCTGGCGACGGGGCGCGCGCAGTCGATCCAGGTCAACCCGCGCGGCACGCTCTCGCCAGACGAGATCGAGCGGCTGGCGCGACAGTACGGTCAGAGCGACGAGGTCGCGGTTCGGGGCTAG
- the argF gene encoding ornithine carbamoyltransferase, whose protein sequence is MPPAEKAPKDFLSIADWPREEIERMLARAAELKDLRRRRVPVDPLRGCSVLLYFAKPSLRTFVTFEVGVVELGGYPVYLPPGQVQIGEREPPEDVARNLSRWCHAIVARTYGHEVIATLAKHASVPVVNALTDLLHPCQAMADALTILEHGDLRRDELCYVGDGNNMCHSLLNLAGCLGMRMVVCTPKGYGPDAGILASASRLAAHNGGQIRLVDEPLSAVKGAGFVYTDVWASMGQEAEAEERRKVFRPFQINAELLAAAPAHAKLLHCLPAHRGEEITAEVFESERAIVFDQAENRLHAQKAILERLIAGA, encoded by the coding sequence ATGCCGCCCGCTGAGAAGGCGCCCAAGGATTTCCTCTCGATCGCGGACTGGCCGCGCGAGGAGATCGAACGCATGCTCGCGCGCGCGGCGGAGCTGAAGGACCTGCGCCGGCGCCGGGTGCCGGTGGATCCGCTGCGCGGCTGCTCGGTGCTGCTCTACTTCGCCAAGCCGAGTCTGCGCACGTTCGTGACCTTCGAGGTCGGGGTCGTCGAGCTCGGCGGGTACCCGGTCTATCTGCCGCCCGGGCAGGTCCAGATCGGAGAGCGCGAGCCGCCCGAGGACGTCGCGCGCAACCTCTCGCGCTGGTGCCATGCGATCGTCGCGCGCACCTACGGCCACGAGGTGATCGCGACGCTCGCGAAGCACGCGAGCGTTCCGGTGGTGAACGCGCTCACGGATCTGCTGCACCCCTGCCAGGCGATGGCCGACGCGCTCACGATCCTGGAGCACGGCGACCTGCGCCGCGACGAGCTCTGCTACGTCGGCGACGGAAACAACATGTGTCATTCGCTCCTGAACCTGGCCGGGTGCCTGGGCATGCGCATGGTCGTCTGCACGCCGAAGGGCTACGGGCCCGACGCGGGAATCCTGGCGAGCGCGAGCCGGCTGGCCGCGCACAACGGCGGACAGATCCGCCTGGTCGACGAGCCGCTGTCGGCGGTAAAGGGAGCGGGCTTCGTCTACACGGACGTCTGGGCCAGCATGGGGCAGGAGGCCGAGGCGGAGGAGCGGCGGAAGGTCTTCCGCCCGTTCCAGATCAACGCGGAGCTGCTCGCGGCCGCGCCCGCGCACGCCAAGCTCCTGCACTGCCTTCCGGCGCACCGCGGCGAGGAGATCACCGCCGAGGTCTTCGAGTCGGAACGCGCGATCGTCTTCGACCAGGCCGAGAATCGCCTGCACGCCCAGAAGGCGATCCTGGAGCGGCTGATCGCGGGCGCCTAG
- the argB gene encoding acetylglutamate kinase — protein MEELIRKAKILVEVLPYIRAFGDKTVVVKYGGAAMENDALKASFAKDVTLLRFIGLRPVIVHGGGPQIGRMLARLGKQSEFVDGVRVTDDETMEVVEMVLGGQINAEIVSLIGEAGGQAIGLTGKDAGGFLRVRTLLGPGGRDLGRVGTPESVDVSAIRTLTKDGFIPVIAPVGVDAAGATYNVNADTAAGAIAEALSAEKLILLTDVVGVLDEAKTLIAQMSETQVRAAIADGTVKGGMIPKLECAVHALEHGVTAAHVIDGRVPHALLLEIFTDVGVGTKLVRDAAR, from the coding sequence ATGGAAGAGCTGATCCGCAAGGCGAAGATCCTGGTCGAGGTGCTGCCGTACATCCGTGCGTTCGGCGACAAGACCGTGGTCGTCAAGTACGGCGGCGCCGCGATGGAGAACGACGCGCTCAAGGCGTCGTTCGCCAAGGACGTGACACTTCTCCGGTTCATCGGGCTGCGGCCGGTGATCGTCCACGGCGGCGGCCCGCAGATCGGACGCATGCTCGCGCGACTCGGAAAGCAGTCCGAGTTCGTCGACGGAGTGCGCGTCACGGACGACGAGACCATGGAGGTGGTCGAGATGGTGCTCGGCGGTCAGATCAACGCCGAGATCGTCTCGCTGATCGGCGAGGCCGGCGGCCAGGCGATCGGGCTCACCGGCAAGGACGCGGGCGGCTTCCTGCGCGTGCGCACGCTGCTCGGCCCGGGCGGGCGCGACCTCGGCCGCGTCGGGACTCCGGAGAGCGTCGACGTCTCGGCTATCCGCACGCTCACCAAGGACGGGTTCATCCCGGTGATCGCGCCGGTGGGCGTCGACGCCGCAGGCGCGACGTACAACGTGAACGCGGACACGGCGGCCGGCGCGATCGCGGAGGCGCTCTCGGCCGAGAAGCTGATCCTGCTCACGGACGTCGTCGGCGTGCTGGACGAGGCGAAGACGCTGATCGCGCAGATGAGCGAGACGCAGGTCCGCGCGGCGATCGCCGACGGCACCGTGAAGGGCGGAATGATCCCGAAGCTCGAGTGCGCGGTGCACGCGCTCGAGCACGGCGTGACCGCCGCGCACGTGATCGACGGACGCGTGCCGCATGCGCTGCTGCTCGAGATCTTCACCGACGTCGGCGTCGGCACGAAGCTGGTTCGAGATGCCGCCCGCTGA
- the hslU gene encoding ATP-dependent protease ATPase subunit HslU, producing MKTFTPREVVSELDRFIVGQNAAKRAVAIALRNRWRRQQVEGELRDEIQPKNILMIGPTGVGKTEIARRLAKLAAAPFCKVEASKFTEVGYVGRDVESIVRDLVEVGLALVREEELEKVRASAERIAEERLLDALFPRKPGAITGLDTTRERMRELLRAGELEEREVEIDLPDRAGPGIDLFAPPGAGDLGVALKDMMGGLLPKKTRPRRVKVAQARELLRDDEAGRMLDSEAIREKAVHRVEQSGIVFIDEIDKIARREGHGGPDVSREGVQRDLLPIVEGTSVATKHGTVRTDHVLFIAAGAFHTSRPSDLIPELQGRFPIRVELESLDEAAFVRILEEPHNALVKQYRALLATEGVELSFKPDAIREIARIAALVNQSTENIGARRLHTVLERLLDETLFEAPDSAGAPVSFDAARVRDHLADIAGDRELSRFIL from the coding sequence GTGAAGACGTTCACGCCGCGCGAGGTGGTGTCCGAGCTCGATCGCTTCATCGTCGGCCAGAACGCGGCGAAGCGCGCCGTCGCGATCGCGCTGCGCAATCGCTGGCGCCGGCAGCAGGTCGAAGGGGAGCTGCGCGACGAGATCCAGCCCAAGAACATCCTGATGATCGGCCCGACCGGCGTCGGCAAGACCGAGATCGCGCGGCGGCTCGCGAAGCTCGCGGCAGCGCCGTTCTGCAAGGTCGAGGCCTCGAAGTTCACCGAGGTCGGCTACGTGGGCCGGGACGTCGAGTCGATCGTGCGCGATCTGGTCGAGGTCGGGCTCGCGCTCGTGCGCGAAGAGGAGCTGGAGAAGGTTCGCGCGTCCGCCGAGCGGATCGCCGAGGAGCGCCTGCTCGACGCGCTGTTTCCGCGCAAGCCCGGCGCGATCACCGGTCTCGACACCACGCGCGAGCGGATGCGCGAGCTGCTGCGCGCGGGCGAGCTCGAGGAGCGCGAGGTCGAGATCGATCTGCCCGACCGCGCCGGGCCGGGGATCGACCTGTTCGCGCCGCCGGGCGCGGGGGATCTGGGCGTCGCGCTGAAGGACATGATGGGCGGCCTGCTGCCGAAGAAGACGCGGCCCCGGCGCGTGAAGGTCGCGCAGGCGCGCGAGCTGCTCCGCGACGACGAGGCCGGGCGAATGCTCGACAGCGAAGCGATCCGCGAGAAGGCCGTGCACCGCGTCGAGCAGAGCGGGATCGTCTTCATCGACGAGATCGACAAGATCGCCCGGCGCGAGGGGCACGGAGGTCCGGACGTCTCGCGCGAGGGCGTGCAGCGGGATCTGCTGCCGATCGTCGAGGGCACCAGCGTCGCGACCAAGCACGGAACCGTGCGCACCGACCACGTGCTGTTCATCGCCGCCGGCGCCTTCCACACCTCGCGCCCGTCCGATCTGATTCCCGAGCTGCAGGGCCGCTTTCCGATCCGGGTGGAGCTCGAGAGCCTGGACGAGGCGGCGTTTGTGCGGATCCTCGAGGAGCCGCACAATGCGCTCGTGAAGCAGTACCGGGCGTTGCTCGCGACCGAGGGCGTCGAGCTCTCGTTCAAGCCGGACGCGATTCGCGAGATCGCGCGGATCGCGGCGCTGGTGAACCAGTCGACCGAGAACATCGGTGCGCGCAGGCTCCACACGGTTCTCGAGCGATTGCTGGACGAGACGCTCTTCGAGGCGCCCGATTCGGCCGGAGCCCCGGTCAGCTTCGACGCCGCGCGCGTTCGCGACCACCTCGCCGACATCGCGGGCGACCGGGAGCTGTCCCGGTTCATCCTGTAG
- the hslV gene encoding ATP-dependent protease subunit HslV: MTKAIEFHGTTVVAVRRAGRVVLAGDGQVTMGSTVMKRNARKIQRLRGGSVLAGFAGSTADAFALAERFEAKLEERGGILRRAAVELAKDWRTDRMMRRLEALLIVADAQDLLVISGNGDVIEPDGSVTAIGSGGPYALAAARALVDATELSAREIAERALRIAAEICLYTNDQITVEELGS; the protein is encoded by the coding sequence ATGACGAAAGCGATCGAATTCCACGGAACCACGGTCGTCGCGGTGCGCCGAGCCGGGCGCGTCGTGCTCGCCGGCGATGGTCAGGTGACGATGGGCAGCACGGTGATGAAGCGCAACGCGCGCAAGATCCAGCGCCTGCGCGGCGGCAGCGTGCTCGCCGGCTTCGCGGGGTCCACCGCCGACGCGTTCGCGCTGGCGGAGCGCTTCGAGGCGAAGCTCGAGGAGCGGGGCGGGATCCTGCGCCGCGCCGCCGTCGAGCTCGCCAAGGACTGGCGCACCGATCGGATGATGCGCCGGCTCGAGGCGCTGCTGATCGTCGCCGACGCTCAGGATCTGCTGGTGATCTCGGGAAACGGCGACGTGATCGAGCCGGACGGCAGCGTGACCGCGATCGGCTCCGGCGGCCCGTACGCGCTCGCGGCGGCCCGGGCGCTCGTCGACGCGACGGAGCTCTCCGCGCGCGAGATCGCCGAGCGCGCGCTGCGCATCGCCGCGGAGATCTGCCTGTACACCAACGACCAGATCACGGTCGAGGAACTCGGCTCGTGA
- a CDS encoding tyrosine recombinase XerC, with translation MDGRGRRRARGTVTSDDASALAAFGRYLGAERGLSKHTLRAYLSEAERLAERPECQRCGGLDQIDALSVRSYLASFHRAHKPSTRNRRLAALRSFFRFRVRSGARAADPTEGLPGPKAERRLPAPLSAEDCETLVEVEERGRAPKLAVRDRALFELLYGTGLRVGELARLRVRDWHADRHELRVLGKGHKERIVPVPAKAREALTAWLALREPQGLLAKPLFTNARGLALSERGVRVILRRRMLLAGIARPASPHTLRHSYATHLLDAEVDLRAIQELLGHERLSTTQRYTHVSAERLARVYRQAHPRAKGTGSP, from the coding sequence GTGGACGGTCGAGGTCGGCGCCGTGCGCGAGGCACCGTGACGAGCGACGACGCGAGCGCGCTCGCCGCCTTCGGCCGCTACCTCGGAGCGGAGCGCGGGCTCTCCAAGCACACGCTCCGCGCGTACCTCTCCGAGGCCGAGCGCCTGGCCGAGCGCCCCGAGTGCCAGCGCTGCGGCGGGCTCGACCAGATCGACGCGCTCTCGGTCCGCTCCTACCTGGCGAGCTTCCACCGCGCGCACAAGCCCTCGACGCGAAACCGCCGGCTCGCGGCGCTCCGCTCGTTCTTCCGCTTCCGCGTGCGCAGCGGCGCGCGTGCGGCCGATCCGACCGAGGGCCTGCCCGGACCGAAGGCGGAGCGCCGGCTGCCGGCGCCGCTCTCGGCCGAGGACTGCGAGACCCTGGTCGAGGTCGAGGAGCGCGGTCGCGCGCCGAAGCTCGCGGTCCGCGACCGCGCGCTATTCGAGCTGCTCTACGGGACCGGTCTGCGCGTCGGTGAGCTCGCGCGACTGCGCGTTCGCGACTGGCACGCCGACCGCCACGAGCTGCGCGTGCTCGGCAAGGGCCACAAGGAGCGGATCGTTCCGGTGCCCGCAAAGGCGCGAGAGGCGCTCACGGCCTGGCTCGCGCTCCGCGAGCCGCAGGGCCTGCTCGCGAAGCCCCTGTTCACGAACGCGCGCGGGCTCGCGCTCTCCGAGCGCGGCGTGCGCGTGATCCTGCGCCGCAGGATGCTGCTGGCCGGAATCGCGCGGCCGGCGAGCCCCCACACGCTGCGGCACTCCTACGCGACGCACCTGCTCGACGCCGAGGTCGACCTGCGCGCGATCCAGGAGCTGCTCGGGCACGAGCGGCTCTCCACGACGCAGCGCTATACCCACGTCTCGGCGGAGCGGCTGGCGCGGGTCTACCGGCAGGCGCACCCTCGCGCGAAGGGAACCGGGAGCCCATGA